Within the Streptomyces sp. YIM 121038 genome, the region TGCCCCTGGACGGCGGTCACATCGCGGGTGCAGTGTGGGAGTCGCTGCGCCGGAACGCGGCGAAGGTCCTGCGGCGACCGGACCCCGGCCCGTTCGACGTGGCGAAGCTGATGCCCGTGGCCTACGTGGTGGCGGGGATCTTCATCTGCTTCACCATTCTGGTCCTGATCGCCGATGTGGTGAACCCGGTCAGAATTTCCTAGCCGTACGAAGTTTGAGGCGGCCGGGCACCGTGTGTGCCCGGCCGCCTTCGTATGTGCGGTACCGCCCGCCAATGGGTGGACATCGGGGCGGGATGTGCCTGGGGCCTGTGGGGTGCCGTAATCTCGAACCCGCGAACAAGCGATGTTGCAGCGCGATGCCGCGAAGCCCGGAGCCCGCCGAACTCGGGACCTTGATCCATACTTGGGGATGCACGCCAGATGACTGCCGTTTCTCTCGGAATCCCGTCCGTTCCGACCAAGCTGGCCGACCGCAGGGTCAGCCGCAAGATCCAGGTCGGGTCGGTGGCCGTGGGCGGGGACGCACCGGTGTCGGTGCAGTCGATGACGACGACGCGTACGTCGGACATCGGGGCGACGTTGCAGCAGATCGCGGAGCTGACGGCGTCGGGTTGTCAGATCGTGCGGGTGGCGTGTCCTACGCAGGACGACGCGGACGCGTTGGCGGTGATCGCGCGCAAGTCGCAGATTCCGGTGATCGCGGACATTCACTTCCAGCCGAAGTACGTGTTCGCGGCGATCGACGCGGGCTGTGCGGCGGTGCGGGTGAACCCGGGGAACATCAAGCAGTTCGACGACAAGGTCAAGGAGATCGCCAAGGCCGCGGGCGAGGCCGGCACGCCGATCCGCATCGGCGTCAACGCGGGCTCCCTGGACCAGCGTCTGCTCGCGAAGTACGGCAAGGCCACGCCGGAGGCGTTGGTGGAGTCGGCGCTGTGGGAGGCGTCGCTGTTCGAGGAGCACGGTTTCCGGGACATCAAGATCTCGGTCAAGCACAACGACCCGGTGGTGATGGTCAATGCCTACCGGCAGCTGGCGGCCGCCTGTGATTACCCGCTGCATCTGGGTGTGACGGAGGCGGGTCCGGCGTTCCAGGGGACGATCAAGTCGGCGGTGGCGTTCGGTGCGCTGCTGGCGGAGGGGATCGGTGACACGATCCGGGTGTCGCTGTCGGCTCCTCCGGCGGAGGAGGTCAAGGTCGGCATTCAGATCCTGGAGTCGTTGAACCTGCGGCAGCGGCGTCTGGAGATCGTGTCGTGTCCGTCGTGCGGGCGGGCGCAGGTGGATGTGTACAAGCTGGCGGACGAGGTGACCGCGGGGCTTGAGGGCATGGAGGTGCCGCTGCGGGTGGCGGTGATGGGCTGTGTCGTCAATGGTCCGGGTGAGGCGCGGGAGGCCGATCTCGGGGTGGCGTCCGGCAACGGCAAGGGGCAGATCTTCGTCAAGGGCGAGGTGATCAAGACGGTGCCCGAGTCGAAGATCGTGGAGACCCTGATCGAAGAGGCGATGAAGATCGCGGAGCAGATGGAGAAGGACGGCATCCCTTCGGGCGAGCCTGAGGTCAGCGTCAGCTGAGGCCCCTGCCCCGGCCGGGGCCAGGCCCTGGCCGGGGGCGCCGCCTCTTCCACCCGCCCGCCCCGTGACACTCGGGCTCCGCCCGCCCCCGACGCTTGGCGCCGTCCGGCGGTGGGCGTGCAGCCGCCGCTACCGCGGCGGCGTCTCTCCCGCCCACCCCTGACACCCCGGCTCCGCCCGCCCGGCCCCGACGCGTGGCGCCGTCCCGCCGTGGTCGCTCCACCGCGCTGCGCGAGCCGGGCTCACCGCACGCCCCCTGCTGCGGGCAATCGTCCCGCAGGGCGGGACGGGTGGGCACAGCCTCAGGTGCCGCCCAGCCCTTGTGCACAGGCCCCGGCCCAAGCTCTTGACAGCTCCGATGTATCGCAGGACCTTGTTCGGACAGCTCGGCCAGGAGCGTGCTCACTCGTACGCGCTCCCGTATCCGTCGATGCCCGGGGGAGCCGCCGTGTTCCGCACGAAGCGCAAGGTCCGTCCAGGTGAAGGGCGTGCCCGCGGGCAAGGCCTCGCGAAGCTGTCGCTCATCCGGAGAGCCCCAGGTGCGGGGCTTTTGGCAGTGATTCATCCGATGAAAACGGCACGCGCCGCAGCGAATCCCCGCCCGAGGCGCCGAGGCGCCCTGCCCCTGTGGGCCGCCGTCCTGTCCCTCGTCGGCGGGCTGCTGTTCGCCGGGAGCGCGAGCTCCACCGCCCGGCCCGGGGACACCCTCGCCGACCCGCCCCGCCAGCAGCCGCTCCGGGACGCCACCGCCGGGCTCTTCCTGCACTGGGGCATGTTCACGAGCCCCCGGCACGACGACTGCGCGGCCTGGGAGAAGGCCGTCACCGACAGCGGCTGGACGCCCCAGTACTGGGTGGACGAGGCCAGGAAGCTGGGGGCGAGCTACATCGTCCTCGCCACCTTCCACTCCCGCCTCGGCTACGCCCGCCCCTGGCCCTCGAAGATCCCCGGCTCCTGCTCCACGCGGCGCGACTTCCTCGGCGAACTGATCGCGGCGGGCGCGGCCAAGGGCGTCCGCACGATCCTCTACATGACCGACGACCCCAAGTGGCACGACGAGCAGGGTGTCGAGACCCTCGACTCGGCCGCGTACTCCGCCCACAAGGGGCGCGACGTCGACCTCACCACGCGCCCCGGCTTCGGCGAGTTCAGCTACGAGAACTTCTTCGAGGTCATGGACGGCTACCCGAAGCTTTCGGGCTTCTGGATCGACAACGACAACGAGTACTGGGAACAGCACGAGCTCTACGAGCAGATCCGCGAGCGGCGCCCGGACCTGACCCTGAGCAACAACAACGAGGACACCCCGATCATGGACATGGTGTCCCACGAGCAGAAGACGGGCATGACCCCGCCCTACGACCAGCCGTCGGCGATCTGGACGCCCATGCCGCGCCTGACCGAGTCCTGCTACAAGGTGCCGAGCACCGGCGCCTGGTGGTACGACGGCCAGGACCGCCCCGTCGACACGGGCCTCAACGTCGGCCGGTACGTCGCCAACGCGGGCACCTCCATCAAGTCCCTCATGGACCTCCAGGCGATGGTCGACGGCCGCTTCCCGCCCCAGCAGCGGAAGTTCACCGACTTCATGAAGGACTACCTGCCGCCGATCCGCGAGTCCCTGCACGGCGTCGACGGCGGCGGTTACGCCCACGGCGGCATGCAGCCCGGCGCCTGGAACGACGGCGCGTACGGCTACGTCACCGTCAGCCGCGCCCGGCCCACCACGCAGTACGTCCACGTCACCACCCGGCCCACCGGCGGCGACCGGATCGAGCTCCGCGACAACGGCTACCGCGTCACCGAGGTCACCGACCTGCGCACCGGCGAGCGCCTGCCGTTCGGCCAGCGGGACGGCCGCCTCACCATCCGCTCGATCGACGACTGGGACGCCTACGACACCGTCTTCAAGGCCGAGACGGCCCCGCAGCGCTACGGCGTGTACCCCACCGGCTCCGTCAAGGCGAGCCAACCGCAGCTCACCGACGGCGACTTCACCACGTACACGGACAACGGCGGCGCCCTGCCCGCCTCCTTCACGCTCGACCTCGGCCGCGTCAAGAAGGCCGCGTACCTCGGCGTCAACCAGCGCGAGTGGTCTCCCACCCACAACCGCTCCACCTTCGGCAGGCCCGAGGACTCCGCCCGCATCAAGGACTACACGGTGTCCGCCAGCGACGACGGCGAGCACTGGCGCCGGGTCGCCGCGGGCGAGCTGGAGAGCGCCCGCGGCATCCGCTTCGTCGACCTCGGCGACGGACTGCGGACCCGCTATCTGAAGCTGGACGTGGCCACCACCTGGAGCGCCCCCGGCGCCCCGAACTTCTACCGCCGACTCAAGATCGACGAGATCCAGGTCGGCCACGACCACGTGCGGCGCCGCTGACCGCGGGGGCCCGGCCGCCCGGCCGCCCCCGGCGACCGGGCGGCACCACGGAACCTCGCCAGGTACAGTGCGGAGATCAGCAGACCGTATGGTGAGGCCCCGCCGTGTTGACCCAGACCACCACCAGGGTCCTCGAACCGAGTGACCTGGACGCCGCACTCGCCGTGCTCGACCGCGAGCCGGTCGCCAATGCCTTCGTCGCGGCCCGGGTGCAGGTCGCGGGCCTCGACCCGTGGCGCCTCGGCGGCGAGATGTGGGGCTGGTACGCCGACGGCATGCTGGAGTCCCTCTGCTACGCGGGCGCCAACCTCGTGCCGATCTGCGCCACCCCGCGCGCCGTGCGCGCCTTCGCCGACCGGGCCCGCAGGACCGGCCGCCGCTGCTCCTCCATCGTCGGCCCCGCCGAGCCCACCGCCCGGCTCTGGCGCCTGCTCGAACCGTCCTGGGGGCCCGCCCGCGAGGTCCGCGCCCAGCAGCCGCTCATGGTCACCGACCGGCTCCCCGACGACGTCACGCCCGACCCGTACGTCCGCCGCGTCCGCAAGGACGAGATGGAGACGATCATGCCGGCGTGCGTCGCGATGTTCACCGAGGAGGTCGGCGTCTCGCCGCTCGCCGGGGACGGCGGCCTGCTCTACCAGGCCCGGGTCGCCGAACTCGTCGGCTCCGGCCGCTCCTTCGCCCGCATCGACCGGGACGGCCGGGTCGTGTTCAAGGCCGAGATCGGCGCCGTGACGCCCCGGGCCTGCCAGGTGCAGGGCGTGTGGGTGGCCCCCGAGTACCGCGGCCGGGGCCTCGCCGCCCCCGCCATGGCCGCCGTCCTGCGCTACGCCCTCGCGGACGTGGCCCCCGTCGTCAGCCTGTACGTCAACGACTACAACACCCCGGCCCGGGCGACGTACCGAAAAGTCGGCTTCGAGGAAGTCGGCGCGTTCATGAGCGTGCTGTTCTGACCGAGCGCGGCCCCCTGCGGCAGCGAAGTAGGGTTCCCGCATGACTGACGACGTCGTGATCGGCCCCCTCGACCTGGCCACGCGGGTGGACGAGGCACTGCGCGTGCAGGCACTCGCCTTCGGGCTCGGCGACGACGAGGTGGCCGTGCGGCGGCAGATCGTGCTCCGGCACCTCACCTACCCGGGCGCGCGGGCCCTCGGCGCCACCACTCGCGACGGGCGGCTCGTCGGCTTCGTCTACGGCATGCCCAACGACCGCGCCCACTGGTGGTCCACCGTCGTCGAGCCCTATCTGCGGGCCCGGCGCACCGACGGCTGGCTCGACCACTCCTTCGTGATCACGGAGCTGCACGTGCGGCCCGGCTACCAGAACCAGGGCATCGGCCGCACCCTGATCACCGGCATCACGGACACCGCCGCCGAGCCCCGCTCGATCCTCTCCGCGATCGACGCCGAGAGCCCGGCCCGGGGCCTGTACCGCTCGCTCGGCTACACGGACCTGGCCCGCCAGGTGCTGTTCCCCAGCGCCCCCAAGCCGTACGCCGTGATGGGCGCCCCGCTGCCGCTCGCGCGCCGAGCGGCCCCATGACCGATTTCCGCCCGCGCCCGTGCCCCGGATAACCTGCGCCCATCATCTTTAGGTAGCAGCCAGGGGGGATTCAGCCCGTCCGGCGCTTGAGGACGAGGCCGAAGGCCGATTCACGGCACCGGACGCCCCCGTCAGAGGAACGCAGGAGTTCATCATGGCCCAGGTCCAGCGCATGTCCCGGTTGATGGTCAAGACACTGCGCGACGACCCGGCGGACGCCGAGACGCTCAACCACAAGCTGCTGGTCCGCGCCGGTTACGTACGCCGCACCGCCGCCGGCATCTGGACCTGGCTGCCGCTCGGCAAGAAGGTCTACGAGAACGTCGCCCGGGTCGTCCGCGAGGAGATGGACGCCATCGGCGGCCAGGAGGTCCTCCTGCCCGCCCTGCTGCCCAAGGAGCCCTACGAGGCGAGCGGCCGCTACGAGGAGTACGGCGACCTGCTGTTCCGCCTCAAGGACCGCAAGGGCTCCGAGTATCTGCTCGGCCCCACCCACGAGGAGATCTTCACCCAGGTCGTCAAGGACCAGTGCGCGTCCTACAAGGACCTGCCGGTGATCCTCTACCAGATCCAGACGAAGTACCGCGACGAGGCCCGCCCGCGCGCGGGCGTCCTGCGCGGCCGCGAGTTCCAGATGAAGGACTCGTACTCCTTCGACACCAGCGACGAGGGCCTCGCCGAGGCCTACGCCCTGCACCGCGCCGCCTACCAGCGCATCTTCGAGCGCCTCGGCCTCGACTACCGCATCGTCTCCGCGGTCTCCGGCGCGATGGGCGGCTCGGCGTCGGAGGAGTTCCTGGCCCCGGCCCCGGCCGGCGAGGACACCTTCGTCGACTGCCCGGCGTGCGACTACGCGGCCAACACCGAGGCCGTGACCTTCGCCCTGACGCCGGTCGAGGGCGCCCAGCACCCCGCCGCCGAGGACCTCGACACCCCCGACACGCCGACGATCGAGACCCTCGCCCAGCACCTGGGCGTCCCGGCCTCCGCGACGCTGAAGAACCTGCTCGTCAAGGTCGACGGCGAGATCGTCGCCGTGGGCGTGCCCGGCGACCGCGAGGTCGACCTCGGCAAGCTCGCCGAGCACCTCGCGCCCGCCGAGGTCGAGCTGGTCACCGCCGAGGACTTCGAGGGCCGCGACGACCTCGTGCGCGGCTACATCGGCCCGCAGGGCCTGGAGAAGGTCCGCTACCTCGCCGACCCGCGCGTCGCGCCCGGCACGGCGTGGATCACCGGCGCCAACAAGCCCGACACGCACGCGAAGAACGTCGTCTGCGGCCGTGACTTCGAGGTCGACCAGTACCTGGACGTCGTCGTGGTCCAGGAGGGCGACCCCTGCCCCGCCTGCGGCGCCGGGCTCAAGCTCGACCGGGCCATCGAGATCGGCCACATCTTCCAGCTCGGCCGCAAGTACGCCGACACCTTCCAGCTCGACGTGCTCGGCCAGAACGGCAAGCCCGTGCGCGTGACCATGGGCTCGTACGGCATCGGCGTCTCGCGCGCCGTCGCCGCCCTGGTCGAGCAGACCGCCGACGAGCAGGGCCTGTGCTGGTCCAAGGAGATCGCGCCCGCCGACGTCCACGTCGTGGCCGCGGGCAAGGCCGTGCAGACCGAGCTCGCGCTCGACGTGGCCGAGCAGCTGAACGCCGCCGGGGTGCGGGTCATCGTGGACGACCGCGCCGGGGTCTCTCCCGGCGTCAAGTTCACCGACGCGGAGCTCATCGGCGTCCCGAAGATCCTCGTCGCGGGCCGCCGCTCCGCCGAGGGCGTCCTGGAGCTCAAGGACCGCCGCACCGGCGAGCGCGAGGAGCTCCCGGTGGCCGACGCGATCGCCCGCCTCACGGCGTAACGGCCCGCGAACGCCGGACGGGCCGGAGGCCGCCGCAAGCGGCACTCTCCGGCCCGTCCGGCGCTGTCGCGCGCCCGCGGTGAGGGGCTACAGCCAGTCCGCGAACTCCAGGAGCAGCTCCGCGTCCTGGGCGCGGCCCACGCGCAGGGCCCGGACGCCCGACTCCACGGCCCGGAACAGCGTCCACCCCCGCAGCCGCTCCTGGTCCACGTCGAGGGACTCGGCGAGCCGCTTGACGCGCCGCCGCGTCACCGCCGCCCCGGACGGCGTCGCGATCAGGTCCTCGACCCGGTCCCGCACGAGCCGCGCCAGGTCGAACGCGCACTCGCCCACCACCGGATCGGGCCCCACCGCCAGCCACGGCACCCGCTCGGCCGCGAGCACCTTGCTCTGCCGGAAGGTGCCGTGCAGCAGCCGCTCCTCCGGCGGGTCCGCGAGCAGCTCCGCGCGCGCCGCGAGGGCCGCGTCCACCAGCGGGGCCAGGTCCGGGTCCGGCTGGGCCCGCATCGCGTCGGCCTGCCGCCCCGTCCGCTCGGCGACCGTCTCGAAGCGGTGCCCGGCGGGCGGCGCCACCCACAGCCGCCGCAGCGTCCCCGCGGCCTCCAGCATGGACTTGGCCTCGGGCAGGGAGCGTACGGAGACGTCCCGCTGGAGCCGTTCGAGCAGCAGGACGCCGTCGCCGGGCCCGGTCTGACCGTCGTCGAGCAGCCGCACCGCCCCGAGCCCGCCCCAGTGGGCGAGCGCGGCCCGCTCACCGGCGGGCCGCGAGCGCGGCGGCACCAGCTTCAGGACGGCGGGGGACCCGTCGGCCCGCCGCACGAGCACGACGAGGCTGCTGCGGCCCCCGGGCACCTGCACCCGCTCGACGGTCAGGCCGAGCCCGGCGACGGCCTCATCGGTGCGCGTAGCAAGGCTCCCCAGCCAGCGGTCGGTGTCCGCGTCGCCCGGCGTCTCGCCGAGCGCGCGGACGAGGCGCGGCGGCGGTTCGAAAGCCATGCGCGAGGTGTTCCTTTCCCAGCCCGGTCCCAGCAGCGCTGGGGTGCGTGTGCGGTGGCGGGATCACGCCCGCGGTGCCGCGGACGGGTCCCCGGACCCGCCGGCCCGCTCGGCGAGCCCAGGGAAGGCTACGCTCCCGCCGCGCCACCGCGCCGCCCGGACCGCCGCCTCCCGCAGCGCCTCGGCCGCGACGGCCCGCGCGTCGCCCTCGGCGGCCCGCACCAGATCGGCGTACACCCCGGCGAGCCGCTCCTCCAGGGCGGCCGCGAGC harbors:
- a CDS encoding alpha-L-fucosidase encodes the protein MKTARAAANPRPRRRGALPLWAAVLSLVGGLLFAGSASSTARPGDTLADPPRQQPLRDATAGLFLHWGMFTSPRHDDCAAWEKAVTDSGWTPQYWVDEARKLGASYIVLATFHSRLGYARPWPSKIPGSCSTRRDFLGELIAAGAAKGVRTILYMTDDPKWHDEQGVETLDSAAYSAHKGRDVDLTTRPGFGEFSYENFFEVMDGYPKLSGFWIDNDNEYWEQHELYEQIRERRPDLTLSNNNEDTPIMDMVSHEQKTGMTPPYDQPSAIWTPMPRLTESCYKVPSTGAWWYDGQDRPVDTGLNVGRYVANAGTSIKSLMDLQAMVDGRFPPQQRKFTDFMKDYLPPIRESLHGVDGGGYAHGGMQPGAWNDGAYGYVTVSRARPTTQYVHVTTRPTGGDRIELRDNGYRVTEVTDLRTGERLPFGQRDGRLTIRSIDDWDAYDTVFKAETAPQRYGVYPTGSVKASQPQLTDGDFTTYTDNGGALPASFTLDLGRVKKAAYLGVNQREWSPTHNRSTFGRPEDSARIKDYTVSASDDGEHWRRVAAGELESARGIRFVDLGDGLRTRYLKLDVATTWSAPGAPNFYRRLKIDEIQVGHDHVRRR
- a CDS encoding aminoglycoside phosphotransferase family protein, whose amino-acid sequence is MAFEPPPRLVRALGETPGDADTDRWLGSLATRTDEAVAGLGLTVERVQVPGGRSSLVVLVRRADGSPAVLKLVPPRSRPAGERAALAHWGGLGAVRLLDDGQTGPGDGVLLLERLQRDVSVRSLPEAKSMLEAAGTLRRLWVAPPAGHRFETVAERTGRQADAMRAQPDPDLAPLVDAALAARAELLADPPEERLLHGTFRQSKVLAAERVPWLAVGPDPVVGECAFDLARLVRDRVEDLIATPSGAAVTRRRVKRLAESLDVDQERLRGWTLFRAVESGVRALRVGRAQDAELLLEFADWL
- the ispG gene encoding flavodoxin-dependent (E)-4-hydroxy-3-methylbut-2-enyl-diphosphate synthase, which gives rise to MTAVSLGIPSVPTKLADRRVSRKIQVGSVAVGGDAPVSVQSMTTTRTSDIGATLQQIAELTASGCQIVRVACPTQDDADALAVIARKSQIPVIADIHFQPKYVFAAIDAGCAAVRVNPGNIKQFDDKVKEIAKAAGEAGTPIRIGVNAGSLDQRLLAKYGKATPEALVESALWEASLFEEHGFRDIKISVKHNDPVVMVNAYRQLAAACDYPLHLGVTEAGPAFQGTIKSAVAFGALLAEGIGDTIRVSLSAPPAEEVKVGIQILESLNLRQRRLEIVSCPSCGRAQVDVYKLADEVTAGLEGMEVPLRVAVMGCVVNGPGEAREADLGVASGNGKGQIFVKGEVIKTVPESKIVETLIEEAMKIAEQMEKDGIPSGEPEVSVS
- a CDS encoding proline--tRNA ligase, translated to MAQVQRMSRLMVKTLRDDPADAETLNHKLLVRAGYVRRTAAGIWTWLPLGKKVYENVARVVREEMDAIGGQEVLLPALLPKEPYEASGRYEEYGDLLFRLKDRKGSEYLLGPTHEEIFTQVVKDQCASYKDLPVILYQIQTKYRDEARPRAGVLRGREFQMKDSYSFDTSDEGLAEAYALHRAAYQRIFERLGLDYRIVSAVSGAMGGSASEEFLAPAPAGEDTFVDCPACDYAANTEAVTFALTPVEGAQHPAAEDLDTPDTPTIETLAQHLGVPASATLKNLLVKVDGEIVAVGVPGDREVDLGKLAEHLAPAEVELVTAEDFEGRDDLVRGYIGPQGLEKVRYLADPRVAPGTAWITGANKPDTHAKNVVCGRDFEVDQYLDVVVVQEGDPCPACGAGLKLDRAIEIGHIFQLGRKYADTFQLDVLGQNGKPVRVTMGSYGIGVSRAVAALVEQTADEQGLCWSKEIAPADVHVVAAGKAVQTELALDVAEQLNAAGVRVIVDDRAGVSPGVKFTDAELIGVPKILVAGRRSAEGVLELKDRRTGEREELPVADAIARLTA
- a CDS encoding GNAT family N-acetyltransferase, coding for MTDDVVIGPLDLATRVDEALRVQALAFGLGDDEVAVRRQIVLRHLTYPGARALGATTRDGRLVGFVYGMPNDRAHWWSTVVEPYLRARRTDGWLDHSFVITELHVRPGYQNQGIGRTLITGITDTAAEPRSILSAIDAESPARGLYRSLGYTDLARQVLFPSAPKPYAVMGAPLPLARRAAP
- a CDS encoding GNAT family N-acetyltransferase, with amino-acid sequence MLTQTTTRVLEPSDLDAALAVLDREPVANAFVAARVQVAGLDPWRLGGEMWGWYADGMLESLCYAGANLVPICATPRAVRAFADRARRTGRRCSSIVGPAEPTARLWRLLEPSWGPAREVRAQQPLMVTDRLPDDVTPDPYVRRVRKDEMETIMPACVAMFTEEVGVSPLAGDGGLLYQARVAELVGSGRSFARIDRDGRVVFKAEIGAVTPRACQVQGVWVAPEYRGRGLAAPAMAAVLRYALADVAPVVSLYVNDYNTPARATYRKVGFEEVGAFMSVLF